The following proteins are co-located in the ANME-2 cluster archaeon genome:
- the phoU gene encoding phosphate signaling complex protein PhoU, which yields MVREKYHEELAKVQQMVLILGELVGTSIKNSVEALCDHNIEQAEVVIKGDAEIDDHSAKIEIQCMRLLALQQPMARDLRMIGAVIKINLDLERMSDLAVDIAKIVVVIGDEKHIKPLIDIPRMARTACNMLDNVMQAFSESNTDLAYETAKSDDEIDALFDQVRRELITLMVEDPRKLASASHLTFVARYLERIGDHATNICESVVYLITGDRVKLN from the coding sequence ATGGTTCGAGAAAAATACCATGAAGAACTTGCAAAAGTACAGCAGATGGTCTTAATACTCGGTGAACTGGTAGGCACATCTATCAAAAATTCGGTCGAGGCACTATGTGACCACAATATCGAACAGGCAGAGGTTGTAATAAAAGGCGATGCTGAAATAGATGATCATTCTGCTAAGATCGAGATTCAATGCATGCGGCTTCTTGCACTACAGCAGCCAATGGCCCGGGACTTGCGGATGATAGGGGCTGTTATTAAGATCAATCTTGACCTTGAGCGGATGAGCGACCTTGCTGTGGATATTGCAAAGATCGTCGTTGTGATAGGGGATGAAAAACATATCAAACCCCTGATCGATATTCCCAGGATGGCTCGCACAGCATGTAATATGCTGGATAATGTAATGCAGGCATTTTCTGAGTCGAACACTGACCTGGCATACGAGACTGCAAAATCGGATGATGAGATCGATGCATTGTTTGACCAGGTCAGGCGGGAATTAATTACACTGATGGTAGAGGATCCGAGAAAGCTTGCCAGTGCATCGCACCTGACGTTTGTAGCGCGCTACCTTGAGCGTATTGGGGATCATGCCACTAATATCTGCGAGAGCGTGGTGTATCTGATAACAGGTGACAGGGTGAAGCTGAATTGA
- a CDS encoding sugar phosphate isomerase/epimerase, whose translation MTRIGAALDLRFGKNTLQFLDFLHSNGFDHIEIKKDNDHVYGEVKPSELERTLSEYDITISYHAPHREFNIASVNEKVRMSCVSQIIEMGEYLQEVGSGWVNIHVGHVPGAYHKTVIANAEENRTRSLDEIAAAYETLGTGLYVENDSFEKNIIKFGLQPEQMRDILNRYPGFGATFDIGHAHHSDIPPVRFTELLGNRINAVHLHDNNGVFDDHLALGNGSLDLNSGFIKELDSCMSDCNGRCSTYVFEMKTLPDFVSSKEYLASL comes from the coding sequence ATGACCAGGATAGGTGCGGCACTGGATCTTCGTTTCGGGAAAAATACCCTACAGTTCCTGGATTTTCTGCATTCCAACGGATTTGATCACATCGAGATCAAGAAGGACAACGATCATGTCTATGGAGAAGTAAAACCATCCGAACTGGAAAGGACCCTCTCCGAATATGACATTACGATCTCATACCACGCTCCGCACCGTGAGTTTAACATTGCGAGTGTGAATGAAAAAGTAAGGATGTCATGTGTGTCCCAGATAATCGAGATGGGCGAATACCTCCAGGAGGTGGGTTCCGGGTGGGTGAACATACATGTGGGACATGTTCCAGGGGCATACCATAAAACAGTCATCGCAAATGCAGAAGAGAACCGGACAAGATCGCTTGATGAGATCGCAGCGGCTTATGAGACACTGGGTACCGGACTGTATGTGGAGAACGACAGTTTTGAGAAGAATATCATTAAATTTGGCCTGCAGCCTGAACAGATGCGGGATATCCTGAACCGGTATCCTGGTTTTGGTGCGACCTTTGATATCGGTCATGCTCACCATTCGGATATACCGCCTGTGCGTTTTACTGAACTTTTAGGGAACCGGATCAATGCTGTACATCTGCATGACAATAACGGTGTGTTTGATGATCATCTGGCGCTCGGTAATGGTTCTCTTGATCTTAACAGTGGATTTATCAAAGAACTCGATAGCTGCATGTCGGATTGCAATGGACGCTGCAGCACGTATGTGTTCGAGATGAAGACATTACCCGATTTTGTTTCGAGCAAGGAATATCTTGCATCATTATGA
- the pstA gene encoding phosphate ABC transporter permease PstA: MSTAVRGRIFSADTTDKAASLLLWVSAGVTVLILLSIIGTIIYRGIGVIDLSFLLDSPRMSGAEGGIFPAIIGTLCLVGVAILTAAPIGIGAAVYLTEYAPDNALTHIITFGVECLAGIPSIVLGLFGYALLVVYFGFGFSILSGGLALMFMILPWTVRASEEAIKTVPSGLKDGSLALGATKWQTIRNVVMPGALPGITTGIILGTGKAIGETAVIMYTAGSSLLLPESIFEPVRALPYHLYILASEGISDDMAYGSAAVLLGMVLLINLGAVAIQRYYQTRSGLRH, from the coding sequence ATGAGCACAGCAGTACGCGGCAGGATTTTTTCAGCGGATACTACTGACAAAGCAGCTAGTTTGCTTTTATGGGTATCAGCTGGGGTGACAGTACTGATTTTGCTGTCAATCATCGGCACGATTATTTATCGAGGGATCGGAGTGATAGATCTTTCATTCCTTCTGGACTCACCGCGCATGAGCGGGGCAGAAGGGGGGATTTTTCCTGCTATTATCGGAACGCTCTGCCTTGTTGGGGTTGCGATACTGACTGCTGCCCCGATTGGTATTGGAGCTGCGGTATACCTTACCGAGTATGCACCTGATAATGCTTTGACCCACATTATCACGTTCGGTGTGGAATGTCTTGCAGGAATACCGTCAATTGTATTAGGACTATTCGGATATGCATTACTTGTGGTATATTTCGGGTTCGGTTTTTCAATCCTCTCTGGCGGGCTTGCGTTGATGTTCATGATACTGCCCTGGACGGTCAGGGCATCAGAAGAGGCGATAAAAACAGTACCAAGTGGTCTAAAGGATGGAAGTCTTGCGCTTGGGGCTACGAAATGGCAGACCATCCGGAATGTTGTGATGCCGGGTGCCCTTCCGGGTATCACGACAGGGATCATACTCGGGACCGGAAAAGCGATCGGTGAGACTGCCGTGATAATGTATACAGCCGGATCCTCGTTGCTTTTACCGGAATCAATATTCGAGCCTGTGCGTGCGCTACCGTACCACCTGTATATACTTGCGTCTGAGGGCATATCCGACGACATGGCTTATGGCAGTGCAGCGGTACTGCTCGGGATGGTGCTTTTGATAAATTTAGGTGCTGTTGCGATCCAGCGTTATTACCAGACCAGGTCCGGGTTACGGCATTGA
- a CDS encoding ATP-binding protein: MDENTKIPLERQNPWWFDKPFDTGIDRLRWYPKIKKYLPTKEILLLTGARRTGKSTLAYQVIKSLLDSNVPPEAILFINLDEPLFQSKSKDPAYLTEIIEYHRALKKPSTLYLFIDEIQNYDYWVQTIKTLFDTTTNIKIILTGSTSSLLKKEISTRLSGRYFSLTVYPLSFQEYLNFSNVHKPTTVEKLQQFNNYLEYGAYPRVVLESDNELKQEILKNYFQAIYLKDIIYPNNLRNNKDVFDLLYFIISNIAKPFSYLNIAKTLGITGETVKEYIQCAQDSYLIYTLTKYDKSVKKQLINPKKIYCLDTGLVNSISFKFSQDRGRLLENLVYVTLTKQSREIYYHKGRYECDFLIKDNLTITGAIQVTLSLKDEKTRNREIRGLTEAMNAHNLKHGLIITEKESKTLRIDEKEIQVMPIYEWLNEIQT, from the coding sequence ATGGACGAAAACACAAAAATACCCCTTGAACGACAGAACCCCTGGTGGTTCGATAAACCATTTGACACTGGAATAGATCGGCTGCGATGGTACCCGAAAATCAAGAAATACCTCCCGACAAAAGAAATACTCCTGCTCACCGGTGCCAGGCGCACCGGAAAATCAACACTTGCCTACCAGGTGATAAAAAGCCTGCTGGATAGCAACGTGCCGCCCGAAGCCATACTATTCATCAATCTCGACGAGCCCCTGTTCCAGAGTAAATCCAAAGACCCGGCATACCTCACAGAAATAATCGAATATCATAGGGCACTGAAGAAGCCTTCAACCCTCTATCTTTTCATTGATGAGATACAGAATTACGATTACTGGGTACAGACCATCAAGACCCTGTTTGATACCACAACAAACATCAAGATAATACTCACAGGTTCAACATCCAGCCTCCTAAAAAAAGAAATAAGCACCAGACTCTCAGGCAGGTACTTCTCCCTAACAGTTTATCCCCTGTCATTCCAAGAATATCTAAACTTCAGTAATGTCCATAAGCCAACAACCGTAGAGAAACTCCAGCAGTTCAATAACTATCTGGAATACGGGGCCTATCCGAGAGTTGTACTGGAAAGCGATAACGAACTAAAACAGGAAATCCTCAAGAATTATTTCCAGGCCATCTACCTGAAAGATATCATCTACCCCAACAACCTGAGGAATAATAAAGACGTATTTGACCTGCTCTATTTTATCATCTCAAATATAGCAAAACCATTTTCCTACTTAAACATCGCAAAAACCCTGGGAATAACCGGTGAAACGGTAAAAGAATATATCCAATGTGCACAAGATTCATATCTGATATACACATTAACTAAATATGACAAATCAGTGAAAAAACAGCTTATCAATCCTAAAAAAATTTATTGTTTAGATACGGGGCTGGTGAATTCTATCTCATTCAAGTTTTCACAGGACAGGGGCAGGCTACTGGAGAACCTTGTTTATGTGACACTGACAAAACAGAGCAGGGAAATATACTACCACAAAGGCAGATATGAATGTGATTTTCTTATAAAAGATAATCTCACGATTACCGGAGCCATCCAGGTGACCCTTTCCCTTAAAGATGAAAAAACGAGAAATAGAGAAATAAGAGGGTTAACTGAGGCTATGAACGCCCATAATCTCAAGCATGGTCTGATAATAACTGAAAAAGAGTCAAAAACACTTAGAATCGATGAAAAGGAAATTCAAGTAATGCCAATTTACGAATGGCTTAACGAAATACAAACATAA
- the pstC gene encoding phosphate ABC transporter permease subunit PstC yields the protein MTRQTRERIIEALLFASAATAVVIVLLIMVFLFKEGAPFLLRYGIHTFCLGMEWNPIAMDGEPSYGIFPMIVGSVYIAAGSLVLAVPLGISCAVFLVEIAPPWAQVMIRRGIELLVGIPSVVLGFFGLVLLVPLIRDSAGGFGFSILAGSIILAIMALPHIISISADAIAAVPETYKQASLALGATRWHTIRNVILPAARSGIVAAVILGMGNSIGETMAVLMVTGNSPILPSPFYDVLDPVRTMTANIVVEMNYAAPGDHQQALFATGIVLFVMVAILNAFSHRALKSKMGVGR from the coding sequence ATGACCCGACAAACCCGTGAACGGATCATCGAAGCGCTGTTGTTTGCGTCAGCGGCCACAGCGGTCGTAATTGTACTGCTGATCATGGTATTCCTGTTCAAGGAAGGTGCGCCGTTCCTCCTGAGATACGGGATACACACCTTCTGTCTCGGGATGGAATGGAATCCTATCGCAATGGACGGCGAACCCTCATACGGGATATTTCCGATGATCGTGGGGTCGGTTTATATTGCAGCCGGCTCGCTGGTTCTTGCTGTTCCACTCGGAATTAGCTGTGCTGTCTTTTTAGTTGAGATCGCACCTCCCTGGGCGCAGGTAATGATCAGGCGCGGGATCGAACTGCTTGTCGGCATTCCTTCGGTTGTGCTCGGATTCTTCGGACTTGTCCTGCTGGTGCCGTTGATCAGGGACAGCGCTGGAGGATTTGGTTTCAGCATCCTTGCCGGCTCTATAATACTCGCGATCATGGCACTTCCCCATATTATCAGCATATCGGCAGATGCGATTGCTGCGGTGCCTGAAACATACAAGCAGGCATCCCTGGCACTTGGTGCCACCCGGTGGCACACAATTCGGAATGTGATCCTGCCGGCTGCAAGGTCCGGGATAGTAGCAGCTGTTATACTTGGTATGGGAAACTCCATCGGCGAGACCATGGCAGTGCTGATGGTCACAGGAAATTCCCCAATTCTACCTTCACCGTTCTATGACGTGCTTGATCCGGTGCGGACCATGACCGCGAATATCGTAGTCGAGATGAACTACGCAGCACCGGGAGACCACCAACAGGCGCTCTTTGCAACAGGTATCGTGCTCTTTGTGATGGTTGCTATCTTAAACGCATTCTCACACCGTGCACTAAAGTCAAAGATGGGGGTAGGGCGATGA
- a CDS encoding alpha-D-ribose 1-methylphosphonate 5-triphosphate diphosphatase, protein MKLGIINGKIIKPDGVIEKGCVGIEDGRIIDIRDTLPDTSGKVIDAKGGYVMPGIIDIHGDEMETAISPRPSSRFPADFALLQLDKINAVCGITTKLHAVAYFEDELKRRHVGFSKEIAKTIAHCRYGLLTNHFLHVRCEISTDLEDVLEVIESPLVKLVSLIDQTPRQGQFSDLEQYREYYKGVYGLSDAEIDGIIRKKLGYANAKVQNMREVARKALAKWISIASHDDDSSQKVELVHSIGARISEFPVTLDAANRSRELGMTICMGAPNVVLGRSTSGNLSSVQAVAAGLVDVLCSDYNPASMLYSPFILWRQGILSLHDAVKMVTLNPAKAVGMDYATGSIEIGKRADILVVNEHLGIPVVARTIVSGEVVYAGGCTV, encoded by the coding sequence ATGAAACTTGGTATAATAAACGGAAAGATAATAAAACCTGATGGTGTTATCGAAAAAGGATGTGTGGGGATCGAAGACGGTAGGATCATAGATATCCGGGATACTTTACCAGATACTTCCGGCAAAGTGATTGATGCAAAAGGCGGGTATGTGATGCCTGGTATCATTGATATTCATGGTGATGAAATGGAAACTGCCATATCACCACGACCTTCATCACGATTTCCGGCAGACTTTGCGCTGCTGCAGCTCGACAAAATCAACGCAGTATGCGGAATTACAACGAAATTACATGCGGTCGCATACTTTGAGGATGAATTAAAAAGGCGTCATGTGGGTTTTTCAAAAGAGATCGCAAAAACGATAGCACACTGTAGGTACGGGCTCCTGACGAATCATTTTTTGCATGTCAGGTGCGAGATCAGCACTGATCTTGAGGACGTGCTTGAGGTGATCGAAAGTCCGCTCGTCAAACTTGTATCATTGATCGATCAGACCCCCAGACAGGGACAGTTTTCAGATCTGGAACAATACAGGGAGTACTATAAGGGGGTATACGGATTAAGCGATGCCGAAATCGATGGAATAATCAGGAAAAAATTAGGTTATGCAAACGCAAAGGTGCAAAACATGCGGGAGGTTGCCCGAAAAGCACTGGCAAAATGGATATCGATCGCATCGCATGATGACGATAGTTCGCAGAAAGTGGAACTGGTGCACAGTATCGGCGCGCGCATCTCTGAGTTCCCGGTAACACTTGACGCAGCAAACAGAAGCCGTGAACTCGGCATGACCATCTGTATGGGCGCCCCGAATGTTGTGCTAGGCAGGTCAACATCGGGCAATCTCAGTTCCGTTCAGGCGGTGGCTGCCGGTCTGGTCGATGTCCTGTGCTCGGATTACAATCCGGCATCCATGCTCTACTCTCCCTTTATTCTGTGGAGGCAGGGGATCCTGAGCCTGCATGATGCTGTGAAAATGGTCACGCTCAATCCTGCTAAAGCAGTGGGTATGGATTATGCGACCGGGTCGATCGAGATCGGAAAACGTGCAGACATACTGGTCGTGAACGAACATCTGGGCATTCCTGTGGTGGCACGTACAATCGTTAGCGGAGAGGTTGTCTACGCAGGGGGTTGTACGGTATGA
- a CDS encoding phosphate ABC transporter ATP-binding protein → MLMGIENIGIESRNLDLWYGSTQALKDVSISIEKNKVTALIGPSGCGKSTFIRSINRMNDLIKGCRITGKVLFEGKDVYEKDVDVVVLRKKIGMVFQKPNPFPMSIYDNIAYGPRIHGMKAKRELDEVVEDSLKAAALWDEVGDILNKPALDLSGGQQQRLSIARTLAVKPEVILFDEPCSALDPISTARIEDLINELKHDYTIIIVTHNMQQAARVSDYTAYFLLGEMIEFGKTKQIFERPVEKSTENYITGRFG, encoded by the coding sequence ATATTGATGGGAATAGAAAACATTGGGATCGAAAGCCGCAACCTGGACCTCTGGTACGGCAGTACACAGGCATTGAAAGATGTTTCGATCTCGATAGAAAAGAATAAGGTCACTGCCCTGATCGGTCCGTCCGGATGTGGTAAATCCACATTCATCCGGTCTATTAACAGGATGAATGACCTTATAAAGGGGTGCCGTATCACCGGTAAGGTGCTGTTTGAAGGCAAAGATGTCTACGAAAAGGATGTGGATGTTGTTGTACTGAGGAAGAAAATAGGGATGGTCTTCCAAAAGCCAAACCCGTTCCCGATGTCCATCTATGACAACATCGCATACGGACCGCGCATCCACGGGATGAAGGCAAAACGCGAACTGGATGAGGTGGTCGAGGATAGTCTTAAGGCTGCTGCGCTGTGGGACGAGGTTGGTGACATACTGAACAAACCTGCACTTGACCTGAGCGGGGGACAGCAGCAGCGGCTTAGTATCGCACGAACACTTGCAGTGAAACCGGAAGTAATACTGTTCGATGAACCATGTAGTGCACTTGACCCAATATCAACAGCCAGGATAGAGGACCTGATCAATGAGCTGAAACACGATTATACAATCATCATAGTGACACATAATATGCAGCAGGCTGCTAGGGTATCTGATTATACGGCGTATTTCTTGCTCGGTGAAATGATCGAGTTCGGGAAGACAAAACAGATATTTGAACGTCCTGTCGAAAAGAGTACAGAGAATTACATTACAGGACGGTTCGGATAA